A part of Scylla paramamosain isolate STU-SP2022 chromosome 24, ASM3559412v1, whole genome shotgun sequence genomic DNA contains:
- the LOC135112907 gene encoding zinc finger protein 551-like has translation MSCQQQQQSASDVGRHKHGGKNHLETVVLKNDECDECGKKFPYKSSLTKHTLTHSGVRNYECGECEKKFTQKCSLTKHILIHSGVRNYECAECGKKFTCKYDLSRHTLTHRGVRNYECDDCGKEFRRKSHLIQHTLTHTGVKNYECDECGKKFPYKFSLTQHFLTHSGVRNYECNECWKKFTQKSSLTQHTLIHSGVSNYEYDECLKKFTSKSSLTQHTLTHNGVRNHECNECGKKFTCKSHLTRHALTHSGVRNYECHECGKKFILKSSLTKHILTHSGARNYECDKCGKRFPTIYRLNTHSFRHTGLKEFKCDICGKCFKTKADIVKHMRVHF, from the exons ATGAgttgccagcagcagcagcagtctgcCTCAGATGTGGGGAGGCACAAGCATGGTGGCAAGAATCACCTGGAGACAG tagTGTTAAAAAATGATGAATGTGATGAGTGTGGAAAGAAATTTCCTTATAAGTCTTCCCTCACCAAACACACcttgacacacagtggtgtgaGAAATTATGAATGTGGTGAGTGTGAaaagaaatttacccaaaagTGTTCCCTCACCAAACACATCCTGATACatagtggtgttagaaattatgaatgTGCTGAGTGTGGAAAGAAATTTACCTGTAAGTATGACCTCAGCAGACACACCTTGACACAccgtggtgttagaaattatgaatgTGATGATTGTGGAAAGGAATTTAGACGTAAGTCTCACCTCATCCAACACACCTTGACACACACtggtgttaaaaattatgaatgtgatgagtgtgggaagaaatttccCTACAAGTTTTCCCTCACTCAGCActtcctgacacacagtggtgttagaaattatgaatgTAATGAGTGTTGGAAGAAGTTTACCCAGAAGTCTTCCCTCACCCAACACACCTTGATACATAGTGGTGTTAGTAATTATGAATATGATGAATGTCTAAAGAAATTTACCAGTAAGTCTTCCCTTACTCAACACACCCTAACACACAATGGTGTTAGAAATCATGAATGtaatgagtgtgggaagaaatttacctgTAAGTCTCACCTCACCAGACATGCCCTGActcacagtggtgttagaaattatgaatgTCATGAGTGTGGAAAGAAATTCATCCTTAAGTCTTCCCTCACCAAACACAtactgacacacagtggtgctAGAAATTATGAATGTGATAAATGTGGTAAAAGATTTCCTACCATTTATCGTCTCAATACACACTCCTTCAGACACACTggcttgaaagagttcaagtgtGATATTTGtggcaagtgtttcaagacTAAGGCTGATATTGTCAAACACATGAGGGTCCACTTTTGA